One Psychrobacillus glaciei genomic region harbors:
- the aspA gene encoding aspartate ammonia-lyase, with the protein MVTTEFRMEKDFLGEKEIPKNAYYGVQTMRAVENFPITGYRIHPELIKSLGIVKKAAALANMEVGMLEKEIGQLIIQACDEVIAGKWNDQFIVDPIQGGAGTSINMNANEVIANRALELMGEEKGNYTFISPNSHINMSQSTNDAFPTAIHIAVLRLMDQLLEATKTMQKAFVSKAKEFEGIIKMGRTHLQDAVPILLSQEFESYSRVISRDIDRISLSRKHLYDINMGATAVGTGLNADPLYIKLVVRNLSEFSDLPLKCAEHLVDATQNTDCYTEVSANLKVCMINMSKIANDFRLMASGPRDGLFEIKLPARQPGSSIMPGKVNPVMAEVVNQVAFQVMGNDLTISAASEAGQFELNVMEPVLFYNLIQSISIMNNVFTVFTEKCLVGITANKERLREYVEKSVGIITAVNPHIGYELAAQIAKEAIATGASVRELCIQSGALTAEQLDLILDPFEMTHPGIAGGRTLVKS; encoded by the coding sequence TAAAATCTTTAGGTATTGTGAAAAAAGCTGCAGCATTAGCAAATATGGAAGTTGGCATGTTGGAGAAAGAAATCGGACAATTGATTATTCAAGCATGTGATGAAGTTATTGCTGGAAAATGGAATGATCAATTTATTGTCGATCCTATTCAAGGTGGTGCAGGAACATCAATTAATATGAATGCAAACGAAGTCATTGCAAATCGTGCTCTTGAGCTAATGGGAGAAGAAAAAGGGAATTATACATTCATTAGCCCAAATAGCCATATTAATATGTCACAATCAACAAATGATGCATTCCCAACGGCTATACATATCGCAGTACTGCGCTTAATGGATCAATTACTGGAAGCTACTAAAACGATGCAAAAAGCATTTGTTTCGAAAGCAAAAGAATTTGAAGGTATTATTAAAATGGGGCGTACTCATCTTCAAGATGCTGTGCCAATCTTATTGAGTCAAGAATTTGAATCATATAGTCGTGTCATTTCACGTGACATTGATCGAATTTCACTTTCGAGAAAACACTTATATGACATCAATATGGGTGCAACTGCCGTTGGTACAGGATTAAATGCAGATCCTTTATATATTAAATTAGTCGTTCGAAATCTTAGTGAATTCAGTGACTTACCATTAAAATGTGCCGAACATTTAGTGGACGCTACTCAAAATACAGATTGTTATACGGAAGTATCTGCAAATTTAAAAGTTTGTATGATTAATATGTCAAAAATCGCAAATGACTTTCGCTTAATGGCTTCTGGACCACGAGATGGTTTATTTGAAATCAAATTACCTGCTCGTCAACCAGGGTCATCAATCATGCCTGGAAAAGTAAATCCTGTAATGGCTGAAGTCGTAAACCAAGTAGCTTTCCAAGTCATGGGGAATGATTTAACTATTTCTGCAGCTTCTGAAGCTGGCCAATTTGAACTAAATGTCATGGAACCGGTTCTATTTTATAATTTAATCCAATCCATTTCGATTATGAATAATGTATTTACAGTATTTACTGAAAAATGTTTAGTAGGCATTACGGCAAATAAAGAACGTTTAAGAGAATACGTTGAAAAAAGTGTGGGAATTATCACTGCAGTAAATCCGCATATCGGATACGAACTTGCAGCTCAAATTGCAAAAGAAGCCATTGCTACCGGGGCTTCTGTACGTGAACTTTGTATACAATCTGGCGCTTTAACGGCAGAACAATTAGATTTAATATTAGATCCATTTGAAATGACACATCCTGGTATTGCTGGTGGTAGAACTCTTGTAAAGAGTTGA
- a CDS encoding Rqc2 family fibronectin-binding protein produces the protein MAFDGLFTISMKNELQQLVTGRISKIHQPNAQEILMQIRAQGQNFKLLFSVHPSYSRVQITNETIDNPATPPLFCMVLRKHLEGGIISSIRQHETDRIIIFQIQSKNEIGDDITREIHMEIMGRHSNLLLVDPTRNLILESIKHLSPSMNSYRTILPGQPYIAPPAQNKLHPLAYSEELLKVIQSVNESNEIVEQISGFSPLHAKELLHRFHNSANRVEIYKKYMKEFEQGGAAIQIVESGGKTYYSPNELTHLGGDKFSEKTLGNLLDRVYFAKAERDRVKQQAGDLEKWLQNELNKLKLKMKKLQKDFEQAEKLDTFQLYGELLMANSYSIEKGLKEVELVNYYDEDGKTVVIPLDNRKSATQNAQSYYSRYTKAKTALLKIEQQFEITNEDIAYFELLLQQVMQASPTDIEEIREELIEQGLLKARASKKKKKPTKPTPEKFFASDGTEISVGKNNKQNDFVTFKLAKKSDTWLHTKDIPGSHVVIHSDNPSETALLEAANLAAYFSKARESASVPVDYTIIKQVKKPSGAKPGFVIYFEQTTLFVTPDEEKIRHMKK, from the coding sequence ATGGCTTTTGATGGTTTATTTACAATTTCAATGAAAAATGAATTGCAACAATTAGTAACGGGACGTATTTCTAAAATACATCAACCAAATGCGCAAGAAATTTTAATGCAAATTCGTGCACAAGGACAGAACTTTAAATTATTGTTTTCTGTACACCCTTCTTATTCACGTGTGCAAATTACAAACGAAACAATTGACAATCCTGCAACACCTCCATTATTTTGCATGGTTTTACGTAAACATTTAGAAGGTGGAATCATTTCTTCTATTCGCCAACATGAAACAGATCGTATTATTATCTTCCAAATTCAAAGTAAAAATGAAATTGGAGATGACATTACACGAGAAATCCATATGGAAATCATGGGGCGTCATAGTAACTTACTATTAGTTGACCCAACTCGAAATCTAATCTTGGAAAGCATAAAGCACTTATCGCCTTCCATGAATAGTTACCGAACAATTTTACCTGGTCAGCCTTATATTGCACCTCCTGCTCAAAATAAGCTCCATCCCTTAGCGTATTCGGAGGAACTGTTGAAAGTGATTCAATCGGTCAATGAATCCAATGAGATCGTCGAGCAGATTTCCGGTTTCTCTCCTTTACATGCAAAAGAATTACTTCATCGATTCCACAACAGTGCGAATCGTGTCGAAATTTACAAGAAATATATGAAGGAATTTGAACAAGGTGGAGCCGCGATACAAATTGTCGAATCAGGCGGAAAAACGTATTATTCACCGAATGAATTAACTCATCTAGGTGGCGACAAATTTAGCGAAAAAACGCTAGGAAATTTACTTGACAGAGTGTATTTCGCCAAAGCTGAACGAGATCGTGTAAAACAACAAGCAGGAGACCTAGAAAAATGGCTTCAAAACGAATTAAACAAATTGAAGCTGAAGATGAAAAAACTCCAAAAAGATTTCGAACAAGCCGAAAAACTAGATACATTCCAATTGTATGGAGAGCTATTAATGGCAAACTCTTATTCAATTGAAAAAGGGCTAAAAGAAGTGGAGCTAGTGAACTATTACGATGAGGATGGAAAAACAGTTGTCATTCCTTTAGATAACCGAAAATCAGCAACACAAAATGCACAAAGCTACTACAGTCGCTATACAAAAGCAAAAACTGCATTACTAAAAATCGAGCAACAATTCGAGATTACGAATGAAGATATTGCCTACTTTGAATTACTACTGCAACAAGTGATGCAAGCATCTCCAACAGACATCGAAGAAATTCGAGAAGAGTTAATTGAACAAGGCTTATTAAAAGCACGGGCATCCAAAAAGAAGAAAAAACCAACGAAACCAACACCTGAAAAATTCTTTGCTTCAGATGGCACAGAAATTTCAGTCGGTAAAAATAATAAACAAAATGATTTTGTTACATTTAAGTTAGCTAAAAAATCGGACACTTGGCTTCATACCAAGGATATCCCAGGATCCCATGTTGTTATACATTCCGATAATCCATCTGAAACAGCTCTTTTAGAAGCAGCGAATCTTGCAGCGTATTTTAGCAAAGCTCGGGAGTCTGCTTCTGTGCCAGTGGATTATACGATAATTAAGCAAGTGAAGAAGCCGAGTGGGGCTAAACCGGGGTTTGTTATTTATTTTGAGCAGACTACGTTGTTTGTTACACCGGATGAAGAGAAGATTAGGCATATGAAGAAATAA